From a single Eleginops maclovinus isolate JMC-PN-2008 ecotype Puerto Natales chromosome 18, JC_Emac_rtc_rv5, whole genome shotgun sequence genomic region:
- the LOC134879718 gene encoding myb/SANT-like DNA-binding domain-containing protein 4, with protein MAGSPYFTEEECEIIMRSYEEYKPTLAAKSNTAAANKARLGCWQQITDRVNSGTSSAKRTWQQVKMKYKNIIQNANKKKVEIRRTGGGRAPDSFTLAEELALANNSGRVMMDGVAGVQSNPGAAEMSTLYVQVEGGNITTLQPPGCIHPLTQDDDDDDDDDETLTAPSDTHMQEDLEELSPPEASLPGTSQSDKATVDNVRSLYKKVLELDRTKKRLEIRKLELEIEKLEHEKKVLSYHSINI; from the exons ATGGCGGGCTCTCCctatttcacagaagaggaatgcgagatcataatgaggagttatgaagagtataaaccgaccctggctgctaaatccaacaccgCGGCAGCAAACAAGGCGCGACTGGGGTGTTGGCAGCAAATTACAGACCGCGTAAATTc AGGTACCAGCAGCGCCAAACGGACCTGGCAGCAGGTGAagatgaagtacaaaaacatcattcagaatg ccaacaagaagaaggtagaaataaggcgcacaggaggagggagggcaccaGACTCCTTTACTCTTGCTGAAGAGTTGGCCCTAGCCAACAACAGTGGCAGGGTGATGATGGATGGGGTGGCAGGGGTACAGTCTAACCCTGGggcagctgaaatgtccaccctctatGTGCAAG TCgagggtggaaacatcacaacCCTGCAGCCACCAGGATGCATTCATCCTCTGACACAG gatgatgatgatgatgatgatgatgacgagacCCTCACAGCcccctccgacacacacatgcag gaggacttggaggagctttcccctcctgaagcctccctcccagggacctcacagtcagacaaa GCCACAGTGGACAATGTCCGCAGTTTATACAAGAAAGTGCTGGAGCTAGACCGCACAAAGAAGAGGCTGGAGATCAGAAAGCTGGAATTAGAAATTGAAAAGCTGGAACATGAGAAGAAGGTATTGTCTTATCACTCCATTAATATATAG
- the LOC134879717 gene encoding putative nuclease HARBI1, which yields MPAYLDDPYDIGAQIVRGSLRRARVFRDRQNPLAYPDDVLHERYRFSAEGIRYLCQLLEADVSNVTRRSQALTIEQMLCLSLRYFASGQYMYSIGDAENLSKNTVCRVIRKVVLALTKLVDAFVVFPGHLPARQIKEGFYAIAGFPRVIGAIDCTHIPISAPLGEHERDFVNRKSKHTINVQMTCDHHYMITSLDARWPGSVHDSRIFRESSLSDRFHQGQFDGILLGDRGYACMKFLITPFPDPQTRQQRSFNHAHSVTRARIEMTFGILKARFACLKVLRVKPDRACQTIAACVVLQNVATIRKERVPPHDPPPPPDITDPITLDHPTGRAVRDAITNQFFQ from the exons ATGCCAGCATACCTGGACGATCCGTACGATATAGGCGCGCAGATTGTGAGGGGCTCTCTTCGGAGGGCGAGGGTATTTAGAGACCGCCAGAATCCGCTGGCGTACCCGGACGATGTTCTCCATGAAAGATATAGATTCTCAGCTGAGGGAATTCGTTACCTATGCCAGCTGCTCGAGGCGGACGTCTCTAATGTAACCCGCCGAAGTCAGGCCCTCACAATCgagcaaatgttatgtctttcattgCGCTATTTCGCCAGcggacaatatatgtattccatCGGTGATGCTGAAAACCTGAGTAAGAACACTGTATGCCGGGTGATACGGAAGGTGGTACTTGCTCTCACTAAActggtggatgcatttgttgtattcccTGGCCATTTGCCTGCACGTCAGATAAAAGAAGGGTTCTATGCAATCGCTG GTTTCCCAAGAGTAATTGGAGCCATTGATTGTACGCACATTCCTATCAGTGCACCCCTGGGAGAGCATGAGCGGGATTTTGTGAATAGAAagtccaaacacaccatcaatgtCCAG ATGACATGCGATCACCACTATATGATCACAAGCCTGGATGCAAGGTGGCCAGGGTCAGTCCATGACTCCCGTATATTCAGAGAatcatcactgtctgacagattccaccaag GGCAATTTGATGGAATCCTGCTGGGGGACCGTGGCTACGCATGCATGAAGTTCCTCATCACACCATTTCCTGATCCACAAACAAGGCAACAGAGATCATTTAATCATGCACACAGTGTCACTAGGGCCAGGATCGAAATGACATTTGGCATATTGAAGGCCCGATTCGCCTGCCTGAAGGTCCTTCGGGTCAAGCCAGACAGGGCCTGCCAAACCATAGCAGCATGTGTGGTTCTTCAGAATGTCGCCAcaataaggaaggaaagagtgccCCCTCATgatcctcccccaccccctgataTTACTGATCCAATCACCCTGGATCATCCAACAGGCCGTGCTGTCAGGGATGCCATTACCAACcagtttttccaatga